In Pengzhenrongella sicca, a single genomic region encodes these proteins:
- a CDS encoding TetR/AcrR family transcriptional regulator, whose protein sequence is MLRAPTTPGARRTLERILDAALDLFNTSGSAAVTTNHIAAAAGVSPGNLYYWFRDKDEIVRELYARLVAEYEVTWAAGAHDAVELSPHDLLDRLAAGAELTRRYAFLGRDLLGLLHADPVLAAQYKVVRAGRLATFMAIARRWRADGTIRPIGDHELADLVQAVWILAETWFAFVELDDPDPAADDGARLLRVVLAPYLG, encoded by the coding sequence ATGCTGCGTGCGCCGACGACCCCGGGAGCGCGACGGACGCTCGAACGCATCCTCGATGCCGCCCTTGACCTCTTCAACACCAGCGGCAGTGCCGCGGTCACGACCAACCACATCGCCGCCGCGGCGGGCGTCAGCCCCGGGAATCTGTACTACTGGTTTCGAGACAAGGACGAGATCGTCCGCGAGCTGTATGCGCGGCTCGTGGCCGAGTACGAGGTGACCTGGGCGGCCGGTGCTCATGATGCGGTCGAGCTGTCGCCGCATGATCTCCTCGATCGGCTCGCCGCGGGCGCGGAGCTGACCCGCCGCTACGCCTTCCTGGGCCGTGACCTGCTCGGGTTGTTGCACGCGGACCCGGTGCTGGCCGCGCAGTACAAGGTTGTTCGGGCCGGCCGCCTCGCGACGTTCATGGCGATCGCACGTCGATGGCGTGCGGACGGAACGATTCGGCCGATCGGCGACCACGAGCTTGCCGATCTCGTGCAGGCGGTCTGGATCTTGGCCGAGACGTGGTTCGCGTTCGTGGAGCTCGACGACCCGGACCCGGCCGCGGACGACGGTGCGCGCCTGCTGCGCGTCGTGCTCGCGCCGTACCTCGGGTAA
- a CDS encoding MarR family winged helix-turn-helix transcriptional regulator — MDLFDVLVRYETYLWNHLDLALRDVGSTSLATLSALRVVRRHGGQCRVQEIRIDLGITVGAASKVVDRLERDGLATRSAHPHDRRSSLVALTPAGDVAHDAGVAVLEATLAVQLADEPAVAATTVVLHQLLSKLGEPTPAVTR; from the coding sequence ATGGACCTCTTCGACGTGCTGGTGCGGTACGAGACCTATCTGTGGAATCACCTCGACCTCGCGCTGCGGGACGTCGGCAGCACGTCGTTGGCGACGCTCTCGGCGCTGCGCGTGGTGCGCCGCCACGGGGGCCAGTGCCGGGTGCAGGAGATCCGCATCGACCTCGGGATCACGGTCGGCGCCGCGAGCAAGGTGGTCGACCGCCTGGAACGGGACGGGCTCGCGACCCGGAGCGCCCACCCCCACGACCGCCGCTCGTCGCTGGTCGCCCTGACCCCGGCCGGCGACGTCGCTCACGATGCCGGTGTCGCGGTGTTGGAAGCAACGCTCGCGGTCCAGCTCGCCGACGAGCCGGCAGTGGCGGCGACCACGGTCGTGCTGCACCAGTTGCTGTCGAAGCTCGGCGAGCCCACCCCGGCGGTGACGCGGTGA
- a CDS encoding SixA phosphatase family protein has translation MILVRHAHAGTKASWHRDDGLRPLSRCGHAQAVSLVVALAGDRVDTLWASPTVRCQQSLAPLARARGMRVQDAGLLAKDTQVDRLLQWLLDHEQAPWVLCTHGEVFAALLVAGRSAGVITTEVRVTEKGGAWRVTRDFDRPVHLEYLPPSPRH, from the coding sequence GTGATTCTCGTCCGCCACGCCCACGCCGGAACCAAGGCCTCGTGGCATCGTGACGACGGTTTGCGACCCCTGTCTCGGTGCGGACACGCCCAGGCGGTGTCGCTGGTTGTCGCGCTGGCCGGAGACCGGGTCGACACGCTGTGGGCCAGTCCGACCGTTCGTTGCCAGCAGAGCCTCGCGCCTCTCGCCCGTGCTCGCGGGATGCGGGTCCAGGACGCCGGCTTGCTCGCGAAAGACACCCAGGTCGACCGGCTCCTTCAGTGGCTGCTCGACCATGAGCAGGCGCCGTGGGTGCTGTGCACCCACGGCGAGGTCTTCGCAGCGTTGCTCGTCGCCGGCCGATCCGCGGGCGTGATCACCACCGAAGTGCGCGTCACCGAGAAGGGCGGGGCCTGGCGGGTCACCCGCGACTTCGACAGACCCGTCCACCTCGAGTACCTGCCGCCATCTCCACGGCACTGA
- a CDS encoding MarR family winged helix-turn-helix transcriptional regulator translates to MDELRTHERLAVARLHALLELLPASLDRELAGSGLTSFEVTLLGALHEADAHRLRLTALAARTNATLPRLSRVVTGLERKSLVLRVACSEDGRATNAVLTTAGARAYEDVRPRYDDAARRLILAGLDDAGVASLAELSLAILLTLDPERRLAVTAGQPAGS, encoded by the coding sequence ATGGACGAGTTGCGGACGCACGAGCGCCTCGCTGTCGCGCGCCTGCACGCGCTGCTCGAGCTCCTGCCCGCGTCGCTCGACCGCGAGCTCGCCGGCTCAGGTCTGACGTCGTTCGAGGTCACGCTCCTCGGTGCGCTCCACGAGGCTGACGCGCATCGGCTCAGGCTCACGGCGCTGGCGGCGCGGACCAACGCGACGCTGCCGAGGCTGTCGCGGGTGGTGACGGGCCTGGAGCGTAAGTCCTTGGTGCTGCGAGTCGCGTGCTCGGAGGACGGTCGCGCGACCAATGCGGTGCTGACGACGGCCGGCGCGCGCGCCTACGAGGACGTGCGGCCCCGGTACGACGACGCCGCACGTCGCCTCATCCTCGCCGGGCTCGACGATGCCGGGGTTGCGAGCCTTGCCGAGCTGTCCCTGGCGATCCTGCTCACGCTGGATCCCGAGCGGCGGCTGGCCGTCACCGCCGGCCAACCGGCCGGTTCATAG
- a CDS encoding NADPH-dependent F420 reductase yields the protein MTSFTIIGTGTMGSAIGGVLASGGSDVNHVAHADITPLTGDVVVLAVPFHAIDEIVGAYGDQLAGKIVVDITNPLNFETFDSLVVPADSSAAAEIQAKLPESIVLKAFNTTFAATLASKKIGALATTVLIAGDDADAKQALADALVAGGVEAIDAGALVRAHELEALGFLQLTLAAGEKLPWTGGFAVVR from the coding sequence GTGACCAGCTTCACCATCATCGGGACCGGCACCATGGGCAGCGCGATCGGCGGCGTTCTCGCCAGCGGCGGAAGCGACGTCAATCACGTCGCCCACGCGGACATCACGCCGCTCACCGGTGACGTCGTCGTCCTCGCGGTGCCCTTCCACGCCATCGACGAGATCGTGGGCGCCTACGGCGACCAGCTCGCCGGCAAGATCGTCGTCGACATCACCAACCCGCTCAACTTCGAGACGTTCGACTCGCTCGTGGTCCCGGCCGACAGCTCCGCCGCGGCCGAGATCCAGGCGAAGCTGCCGGAGAGCATCGTCCTCAAGGCGTTCAACACCACCTTCGCCGCGACGCTCGCGAGCAAGAAGATCGGCGCGCTCGCGACGACCGTGCTGATCGCGGGCGACGACGCCGACGCCAAGCAGGCGCTCGCCGACGCGCTCGTCGCCGGCGGCGTCGAGGCGATCGACGCCGGCGCGCTCGTCCGTGCGCACGAGCTGGAGGCGCTGGGCTTCCTCCAGCTCACCCTCGCCGCGGGCGAGAAGCTCCCCTGGACCGGCGGCTTCGCCGTCGTCCGCTGA
- a CDS encoding hemolysin family protein: MNNALIITAVTVALIALSAFFVAVEFALLAAKRHRLEDAAHESRSARAALRSASELTLLLAGSQLGITACTLALGAITKPAVHHWLTPVFETWGVGAVAADVAGFVLALMIVTFLHLVVGEMAPKSWAIAHPETSATLLAIPMRAFMWVTRPVLRALNQMANWTLRKVGVEPADQLATGQSPDDLRHLVEHSVNVGAIDARFSAQVAGALDLQRLSIADLLDEDARPTVVPAAATVAEVQAATRETGHLRVLVGPVGALEGVIHVRDTLTEPAHRPAREFMRPVLSLQAGTPVYAALAAMRETRNHLAVVDDAGAFVGVITLNDVLGRLFPRPADSPV, translated from the coding sequence ATGAACAATGCCCTGATCATCACCGCCGTCACCGTGGCCCTGATCGCGCTGAGCGCGTTCTTCGTCGCGGTGGAGTTCGCGCTCCTGGCCGCGAAGCGGCACCGCCTCGAGGACGCCGCCCACGAGAGCCGCTCGGCCCGGGCCGCGCTGCGCAGCGCGTCCGAGCTGACGCTGCTGCTGGCCGGCTCCCAGCTCGGCATCACCGCGTGCACCCTGGCGTTGGGTGCCATCACCAAGCCTGCGGTCCACCACTGGCTCACGCCCGTGTTCGAGACGTGGGGGGTGGGGGCGGTTGCGGCCGATGTCGCTGGTTTCGTGCTCGCGCTCATGATCGTGACGTTCTTGCACCTGGTCGTGGGGGAGATGGCACCGAAGTCCTGGGCCATCGCCCACCCCGAGACGTCCGCCACGTTGCTCGCGATCCCGATGCGCGCGTTCATGTGGGTGACCCGACCGGTCCTGCGAGCCCTGAACCAGATGGCGAACTGGACGCTGCGCAAGGTCGGCGTGGAGCCAGCCGATCAGCTCGCTACGGGTCAGAGCCCTGACGACCTGCGACACCTGGTCGAGCACTCGGTCAACGTCGGGGCGATCGACGCGCGGTTCTCCGCCCAGGTCGCGGGCGCCCTCGACCTGCAACGACTGAGCATCGCCGACCTGCTCGACGAGGATGCCCGGCCGACAGTGGTTCCGGCCGCGGCGACCGTCGCCGAGGTCCAGGCCGCCACCCGCGAGACGGGGCATCTGCGGGTCCTGGTCGGACCCGTGGGTGCCCTCGAGGGCGTGATCCACGTGCGCGACACCCTGACCGAGCCTGCCCACCGCCCGGCCAGGGAGTTCATGCGCCCGGTCCTGAGCCTGCAGGCGGGAACCCCGGTCTACGCGGCGCTCGCGGCGATGCGCGAGACCCGCAACCACCTGGCCGTGGTCGATGACGCCGGCGCGTTCGTCGGCGTCATCACCCTCAACGACGTCCTCGGCCGTCTCTTCCCGCGACCCGCGGATTCGCCGGTCTAG
- a CDS encoding MFS transporter, which produces MPNRRWSVVIPVAAVLYMLAFLDRSNVAVILPFIDDPGMRLSAADQGLISGIFFLGYLILQVPAAILAHRWSAKNVVLILMIGWGLAATATGLVQSREQFLVARFALGLFQGGIWPAVLVLLVQWFPQRERARANSLWMTCLPLASILMSPLSGILLEHYEWRLVLIIEGLLPLAWAAVWWRLIADSPAGSPWVSPTEAAFISSALHEEEIAKPDTGTLTYAAALRDRRVLRLVAAYFCWISGFYGFTMWLPTVIKNLTGGSAGTVGLVSAIPYVFALAAMLALAAWSDRTGRRNAAVAVPLLLAAAAMVTGQLVDNPVLSVALLCVVAMGLYSPLGSFWAIPAGVLRIEILAFALGLINAIGNLGGFLGPYLVGWLTDRTGSDASAYVALAVVLVVGALLVLGLRAEDRRPTG; this is translated from the coding sequence GTGCCGAACAGACGGTGGTCGGTCGTCATCCCTGTGGCCGCGGTCCTGTACATGTTGGCGTTTCTCGACCGCAGCAACGTCGCGGTGATCTTGCCCTTCATCGACGATCCCGGCATGCGGCTCTCGGCCGCCGACCAAGGACTGATCTCCGGGATCTTCTTCCTCGGCTACCTGATCTTGCAGGTGCCCGCCGCGATCCTCGCGCACCGGTGGAGCGCGAAGAACGTCGTCCTCATCCTCATGATCGGTTGGGGGCTGGCAGCTACCGCGACCGGCCTCGTGCAGTCCCGTGAACAGTTCCTCGTCGCGCGCTTCGCCCTCGGGCTCTTCCAGGGCGGGATCTGGCCCGCCGTCCTGGTACTGCTGGTCCAGTGGTTCCCCCAGCGAGAGCGTGCGCGCGCAAACTCCCTGTGGATGACCTGCCTGCCCTTGGCCTCGATCCTCATGTCACCGCTGTCCGGCATTCTCTTGGAGCACTACGAGTGGCGCCTCGTCCTGATCATCGAAGGGTTGCTGCCGCTCGCCTGGGCCGCGGTCTGGTGGCGGTTGATCGCGGACTCCCCCGCCGGCTCGCCCTGGGTCTCCCCCACGGAGGCGGCATTCATCTCGTCGGCCCTGCACGAGGAGGAGATCGCCAAGCCCGACACCGGGACCTTGACCTACGCAGCGGCATTGCGAGACCGGCGGGTCCTGCGGCTCGTCGCAGCGTACTTCTGCTGGATCTCGGGATTCTACGGATTCACCATGTGGCTTCCGACCGTCATCAAGAACCTGACCGGCGGATCGGCGGGAACGGTCGGGCTCGTCAGCGCGATTCCGTACGTGTTTGCCCTCGCAGCGATGCTCGCGCTCGCCGCCTGGAGCGACCGCACCGGCAGACGCAACGCGGCCGTCGCGGTGCCTTTGCTGCTCGCGGCCGCGGCGATGGTCACCGGCCAGCTCGTCGACAACCCCGTCCTCAGCGTCGCGCTGCTGTGCGTCGTAGCCATGGGCCTGTACTCCCCGCTCGGCTCGTTCTGGGCCATCCCTGCCGGGGTGCTGCGCATCGAGATCCTCGCCTTCGCGCTCGGCCTGATCAACGCGATCGGCAACCTCGGGGGTTTCCTCGGCCCATATCTCGTGGGCTGGCTGACCGACCGCACCGGCAGCGACGCCAGCGCGTACGTCGCCCTCGCGGTCGTCCTCGTCGTCGGCGCGCTCCTGGTCCTCGGACTCCGGGCCGAGGACCGGCGCCCCACCGGCTAG
- a CDS encoding histidine phosphatase family protein produces MEVQVTLTLSLVRHGQTEFNVQQRLQGWCDSPLTAPGLAGVRTTAAQLADRPFVAAYVSPSGRARATAREILALHPPVPVVVDPDLREFHFGDFEEQPESALLERYNPARMYAQVLAGTFAGLPGGEAGATFFHRVTAVFARIERRHDHGNVLVVSHGLTLRAYLSVIDPRPMYPLPNASVSSVEVHADGRHRVVALAVDYAGHGAPAEVDSVPVPELAS; encoded by the coding sequence GTGGAGGTTCAGGTGACGTTGACCTTGTCTCTGGTGCGGCATGGACAGACAGAGTTCAACGTCCAGCAGCGGCTTCAAGGATGGTGCGACTCGCCCTTGACCGCTCCTGGACTGGCAGGGGTTCGCACGACGGCGGCTCAGCTCGCCGATCGGCCGTTCGTGGCCGCCTACGTGAGCCCGTCCGGGCGCGCACGGGCCACCGCGCGCGAGATCCTTGCGTTGCACCCGCCAGTCCCCGTGGTGGTCGATCCAGACCTACGCGAGTTCCACTTCGGCGACTTCGAAGAGCAACCTGAGTCCGCGCTGCTCGAGCGATACAACCCGGCGCGGATGTATGCGCAGGTGCTGGCCGGGACTTTTGCAGGCCTTCCCGGCGGCGAGGCGGGCGCCACGTTCTTCCATCGAGTGACCGCGGTGTTCGCTCGAATCGAGCGTCGCCATGATCACGGGAACGTCCTGGTTGTCAGTCACGGCCTGACGCTGCGCGCGTATCTGTCGGTGATCGATCCGCGGCCGATGTATCCGTTGCCGAATGCCAGTGTCTCAAGCGTCGAGGTGCATGCCGACGGCCGTCATCGCGTCGTCGCCCTCGCCGTCGACTACGCGGGTCACGGGGCGCCCGCCGAGGTGGACTCCGTGCCGGTCCCAGAACTGGCCAGCTGA
- a CDS encoding alcohol dehydrogenase catalytic domain-containing protein: MTATMRAVVVDGPGGPEVLQVRDVPVPRAEPGQVLIRVHAFGLNRSELHFRRGQASSGSFPRIPGIEAAGVVEDAPGGELAPGTQVMALMGGMGRAFDGGYAEHVVVPAAQVIPFSSELPWAVLGAIPEMLQTAHGSLAVGVRPTAGQTLLVRGGTSSVGLALATLGRLRGLTVLSTTRSPERRGLLEGAGAHHALVDDGDVASQVREIVPGGVDGAVELIGVNVLCDTLRAVRSGGTVCFTGMLSDEWTIPEFYPLDWLPNGVRLTAYSGEAADLPAPVLQDFLDDVARGRASVPVGRVYRLDEIVQAHRDMEAGVVGGKGVVVL, from the coding sequence GTGACCGCCACGATGCGCGCCGTCGTCGTCGATGGCCCCGGCGGGCCCGAGGTGCTGCAGGTGCGGGACGTGCCCGTCCCGCGGGCCGAGCCGGGCCAGGTGCTGATCCGCGTGCACGCGTTCGGGTTGAACCGCTCCGAGCTGCACTTTCGCCGCGGGCAGGCGTCGTCGGGGTCGTTCCCTCGCATCCCGGGGATCGAGGCGGCGGGCGTGGTCGAGGACGCACCGGGCGGCGAGCTCGCCCCCGGCACTCAGGTCATGGCGTTGATGGGCGGGATGGGCCGGGCGTTCGACGGCGGGTACGCCGAGCACGTCGTCGTCCCCGCGGCCCAGGTCATCCCGTTCTCGAGCGAGCTGCCGTGGGCCGTGCTCGGGGCGATCCCGGAGATGCTGCAGACCGCGCACGGCTCGCTGGCCGTCGGGGTGCGGCCGACGGCGGGCCAGACGCTGCTGGTCCGCGGCGGCACGTCGTCGGTGGGCCTCGCGCTGGCCACGCTCGGCCGCCTGCGCGGGTTGACCGTCCTGTCGACCACCCGATCCCCCGAGCGGCGCGGGCTCCTCGAGGGGGCCGGCGCCCACCACGCCCTGGTCGACGACGGGGACGTCGCCTCCCAGGTGCGCGAGATCGTCCCGGGCGGGGTCGACGGCGCGGTCGAGCTGATCGGGGTCAACGTCCTGTGCGACACGCTGCGCGCCGTGCGCAGCGGCGGCACCGTCTGCTTCACCGGGATGCTCTCGGACGAGTGGACGATCCCGGAGTTCTACCCGCTCGACTGGCTCCCGAACGGGGTCAGGCTGACGGCGTACTCCGGCGAGGCGGCCGACCTTCCGGCGCCCGTGCTGCAGGACTTCCTCGACGACGTCGCCCGGGGCCGAGCGAGCGTCCCCGTCGGCCGCGTCTACCGCCTCGACGAGATCGTCCAGGCGCACCGTGACATGGAGGCCGGCGTGGTGGGCGGCAAGGGCGTCGTCGTCCTATGA
- a CDS encoding dihydrofolate reductase family protein, with the protein MGKLIYAANISLDGYLEDETGSFDWSVPDHEVHAFWNEHERHIGTSLYGRRMYETMRVWENDDWLTDEPAVVREYAGIWRDADKVVYSTTLEAVSTARTRIERQFEPEAVRQLKEASSSDLSIGGATIGAEAFRHGLVDECVLLLCPVLVGGGKPALPRRLRLDLELLDHRRFDNGVIYVRHAVRSAT; encoded by the coding sequence ATGGGAAAGCTGATCTACGCAGCCAACATCTCGCTCGACGGCTACCTCGAGGACGAGACCGGCTCCTTTGACTGGTCAGTCCCTGACCACGAGGTGCACGCGTTCTGGAACGAGCATGAGCGGCACATCGGCACGTCGCTCTACGGCCGCCGCATGTACGAGACGATGCGTGTCTGGGAGAACGACGACTGGCTGACGGACGAACCGGCCGTCGTCCGCGAATACGCGGGGATCTGGCGCGACGCCGACAAAGTCGTCTACTCCACGACGCTCGAGGCGGTGTCGACGGCACGGACGAGGATTGAGAGGCAGTTCGAGCCCGAGGCGGTCCGCCAGCTCAAGGAGGCGTCCAGCTCGGACCTGAGCATCGGGGGCGCGACCATCGGGGCGGAGGCGTTCCGGCACGGGCTCGTCGACGAGTGCGTGCTGCTCCTGTGTCCCGTGCTCGTGGGCGGCGGCAAGCCGGCGCTACCGCGGCGCCTACGACTCGACCTCGAGTTGCTGGACCATCGACGGTTCGACAATGGTGTGATCTACGTGCGCCACGCGGTGCGTAGCGCTACCTGA
- a CDS encoding cation transporter: MSSVPVRPRPPEPSRRETLERRIRWVVAVTIGYNVVEAVVALVAGRNASSSALIGFGFDSVVEVLSAAAVSWQFAATDPEAREKTALRTIAVSFFALAGFVTVDAARSVLGGVSATHSPAGIVLAAASLAVMPALSWFERRTGHELGSASAVADSAQTLMCSYLSAVLLAGLVLNSALGWWWADPLAAVVIAAFAVREGIEAWRGDACVTPLGHPAPPAGTMPERRPRR, translated from the coding sequence ATGAGCTCGGTGCCCGTCCGTCCCAGGCCGCCCGAGCCGAGTCGCCGGGAGACCTTGGAGCGGCGCATCCGCTGGGTCGTGGCGGTGACCATCGGCTACAACGTCGTCGAGGCGGTCGTCGCGCTGGTCGCGGGGCGCAACGCGTCGTCGTCCGCGCTCATCGGGTTCGGGTTCGACTCCGTCGTCGAGGTGCTGTCGGCGGCGGCGGTCTCCTGGCAGTTCGCCGCCACAGACCCGGAGGCCCGCGAGAAGACCGCCCTGCGCACCATCGCAGTGTCCTTCTTCGCGCTCGCGGGCTTCGTGACCGTCGATGCAGCCCGCTCGGTTCTGGGTGGCGTCAGCGCCACTCACTCCCCCGCCGGGATCGTGCTCGCCGCCGCGAGCCTGGCTGTCATGCCGGCACTGTCGTGGTTCGAGCGCCGCACCGGACACGAGCTCGGCTCCGCCTCTGCCGTCGCCGACTCCGCGCAGACCTTGATGTGCTCCTACCTGTCTGCCGTCCTCCTCGCCGGGCTCGTCCTGAACAGCGCCCTCGGATGGTGGTGGGCCGATCCGCTCGCGGCCGTCGTCATTGCAGCGTTCGCGGTCCGCGAAGGCATCGAAGCCTGGCGCGGAGACGCCTGCGTGACGCCCTTGGGCCATCCCGCTCCGCCGGCGGGGACGATGCCTGAGCGCCGGCCCCGTCGGTAG
- a CDS encoding nitroreductase family protein, which yields MRPGALDRRQFLGIAGLGLGTLAVAGAAGLTWRAVDGGVFATGTGPAYAAWDESQARAGDRLALVRAAVLAANAHNTQPWTFRVADSHIDLFADGARSIGAMDPLSRELDISLGCCLENLVQAGLPNGFTTTVTVLPDSADAAHVARVDLTSTTPVGSAMFDALASRHTNRGAYDTARPVAGARLAALAALVDAPATQLVWFTSAHDKEAFGALTIGATKAIIADEEQAADDFAWYRTDWQEIQERKDGITIDPSGQSPVIRALSKIVPVSRDQNNDGWLRGTRDTQIPTAAAFGALVVDDPLDRVQRLNAGRSWQRMQLSATSLGLAMQPLCQVPERIDRERSAGFEPEFTTAMAGLLPGQRKPVMTFRIGYPTSAGLLSPRRPAESVLR from the coding sequence GTGCGCCCTGGCGCTCTGGATCGGCGGCAGTTCTTGGGGATTGCTGGCCTGGGGCTTGGCACGCTCGCCGTCGCTGGCGCTGCGGGGCTGACGTGGCGGGCAGTTGACGGCGGAGTGTTCGCGACCGGCACAGGGCCGGCGTATGCGGCCTGGGACGAGTCGCAGGCCCGCGCGGGCGACAGGCTCGCGTTGGTTCGCGCTGCGGTGCTCGCCGCGAATGCGCACAACACGCAGCCGTGGACGTTCCGGGTCGCGGACAGTCACATCGATCTCTTCGCAGATGGCGCGCGCTCCATCGGCGCGATGGATCCACTTAGCCGGGAGCTGGACATCTCGCTGGGGTGCTGCCTCGAGAACCTCGTCCAGGCGGGCCTCCCGAACGGCTTCACGACGACAGTCACGGTGCTTCCTGACTCGGCAGACGCAGCCCACGTGGCACGGGTTGACCTGACCTCGACGACGCCGGTCGGGTCGGCGATGTTCGACGCACTCGCCTCCCGCCACACCAACCGAGGCGCGTACGACACGGCACGACCGGTCGCCGGCGCGCGCCTTGCGGCACTCGCCGCGCTCGTTGATGCACCTGCGACCCAGCTCGTGTGGTTCACCAGTGCGCACGACAAGGAGGCGTTCGGTGCCCTCACGATCGGAGCGACCAAAGCGATTATCGCCGACGAGGAGCAGGCGGCTGACGACTTCGCCTGGTACCGCACGGACTGGCAGGAGATCCAAGAGCGCAAGGACGGGATCACGATCGACCCCTCTGGGCAGTCGCCAGTGATCCGAGCGCTATCGAAGATCGTGCCCGTCTCCCGGGACCAGAACAACGACGGCTGGCTACGCGGAACACGCGACACCCAGATCCCCACGGCGGCGGCCTTCGGTGCCCTCGTTGTCGACGACCCGCTGGACCGGGTGCAACGGTTGAACGCGGGCCGGTCCTGGCAGCGCATGCAGCTGTCCGCGACGTCGTTGGGGCTCGCGATGCAGCCGCTGTGCCAGGTGCCCGAGCGCATCGACCGGGAACGGTCGGCCGGGTTCGAACCAGAGTTCACCACGGCGATGGCCGGGTTGCTCCCCGGGCAGCGGAAGCCCGTCATGACCTTCCGCATCGGCTACCCCACCTCGGCCGGCCTGCTCAGCCCGCGCCGGCCTGCCGAGAGCGTCCTCCGATGA
- a CDS encoding alpha/beta hydrolase produces MRTRIRDTRSAGWAQGPAPVLLLLHGYGSNENDLTQLVPHLQLGLPWASLRAPIELGSGAAAWFTITTPGSPDLGPVAEATAAIWDWVDANLDPAAPVVPIGFSQGGLMVTQLLRTRPARVLAPVVLGGFVLGAPQPADDELAAYRPAVFWGRGSQDTVIAAHAVARTESWLPDHTTLTAKVYPGVGHAIGADAIVDVRDFVTANVGVAHRG; encoded by the coding sequence ATGAGAACCCGAATCCGTGACACCCGGTCGGCCGGTTGGGCCCAGGGCCCCGCACCCGTCCTGCTGCTGCTGCACGGCTACGGCTCGAACGAGAACGATCTGACGCAGCTCGTCCCCCACCTGCAGCTCGGGCTGCCCTGGGCGTCCTTGCGGGCACCGATCGAGCTCGGCAGCGGGGCCGCCGCCTGGTTCACGATCACGACGCCGGGCAGCCCGGACCTCGGGCCGGTCGCCGAAGCCACCGCGGCGATCTGGGACTGGGTCGATGCCAACCTCGACCCCGCCGCCCCCGTCGTCCCGATCGGGTTCTCGCAGGGAGGGCTCATGGTGACCCAGCTGCTGCGCACCCGCCCTGCGCGCGTGCTCGCGCCGGTCGTGCTCGGCGGCTTCGTGCTCGGCGCACCCCAGCCGGCCGATGACGAGCTGGCCGCGTACCGGCCGGCGGTGTTCTGGGGGCGGGGCTCGCAGGACACCGTGATCGCCGCCCACGCGGTGGCCCGGACCGAGTCCTGGCTGCCCGATCACACGACCTTGACTGCCAAGGTCTACCCCGGGGTGGGGCACGCGATCGGCGCCGACGCGATCGTCGACGTGCGCGACTTCGTCACGGCGAACGTCGGGGTCGCCCATCGCGGCTGA
- a CDS encoding ArsR/SmtB family transcription factor encodes MNTVTVTHTSALARLGHALSDETRASILVALREAPAYPSDLADALGVSRQVMSNQLACLRGCGLVESIPDGRHAWYRLTDARLAPALGDLLALVLAVDPSCCGPDCTCV; translated from the coding sequence ATGAACACCGTGACGGTGACACACACGTCGGCGCTCGCGCGGCTGGGACATGCGCTGTCCGACGAGACCCGGGCGAGCATCCTCGTCGCGCTGCGTGAGGCGCCGGCCTACCCGTCGGACCTCGCGGACGCCCTGGGGGTCTCGCGACAGGTGATGTCGAACCAGCTCGCGTGCCTGCGCGGGTGCGGCCTGGTCGAGTCGATCCCAGACGGTCGGCACGCCTGGTACCGCTTGACCGACGCCCGCCTCGCACCCGCGCTGGGCGACCTGCTCGCCCTCGTCCTCGCCGTCGATCCGAGCTGCTGCGGCCCGGACTGCACGTGCGTATGA